From Rutidosis leptorrhynchoides isolate AG116_Rl617_1_P2 chromosome 3, CSIRO_AGI_Rlap_v1, whole genome shotgun sequence, a single genomic window includes:
- the LOC139897101 gene encoding DExH-box ATP-dependent RNA helicase DExH16, mitochondrial has translation MAAVFLRRRLLPSAVSRTLFSNAYGASICIRDSLRRFSSSTGASTFDFTDMTRPHTWYPVARRKKRNVILHVGPTNSGKTYHALKRLELSSSGVYCGPLRLLAWEVAKRLNKANVPCNLITGQEKEIVDGAMHKSVTVEMADVNTDYDCAVIDEIQMIGCRTRGFSFTRALLGLPANELHLCGDAAAVPLVQEILSVTGDNVEVKFYERLSPLVPLKVPLGSYSNIRKGDCFVTFSRKKIYKLKKKIQDNGEHLCSVVYGSLPPETRSRQATMFNDECSEFDVLVASDAIGMGLNLNISRIIFSEMEKFDGLEIRPLSVPEIKQIAGRAGRYGSKFPVGEVTCLDAKDLPLIHSSLNCPSPILESAGLFPTFDLLYMYSRSHPNCGLCQIMEQFVENAKLSSNYFITNCEEMLKVAAVLDELPISLHDKYLFCLSPADMSDEILSQGLTQFAHTYAKTRIVRLREIFTPGTLKVPKTQAELKELESIHKVLELYVWLSYRFDDSFPDQELAASQKSICGMLIEDFLERLGFEKPIPKRLKQ, from the exons ATGGCGGCCGTGTTTCTTCGCCGGAGACTCCTACCGTCGGCCGTTTCCCGTACTCTTTTCTCCAATG CATATGGAGCATCGATTTGTATACGTGATTCCTTAAGGCGATTTAGCAGTTCCACTGGTGCATCGACGTTTGACTTTACAGACATGAC TCGTCCTCACACATGGTACCCGGTTGCTCGACGAAAGAAACGGAATGTAATTCTCCACGTGGGTCCCACAAACAGTGGGAAGACATATCATGCATTAAAGCGACTGGAGCTCAGTTCTTCAG GTGTTTATTGTGGTCCTTTGAGATTATTGGCATGGGAGGTTGCAAAACGGTTGAACAAAGCAAATGTTCCTTGTAATTTGATTACCGGACAAGAAAAAGAGATTGTCGATGGTGCGATGCATAAATCAGTTACGGTAGAGATGGCGGATGTCAACACTGATTATGATTGTGCTGTTATCGATGAAATTCAG ATGATAGGGTGCAGGACCCGTGGTTTTTCGTTTACGCGTGCTCTTTTAGGGCTTCCAGCTAACGAGCTTCATTTGTGTGGAGATGCTGCTGCTGTTCCATTAGTTCAGGAAATTTTAAGTGTTACTGGTGATAATGTCGAG GTGAAATTTTATGAGCGGCTTTCACCACTAGTACCGTTAAAGGTCCCTCTTGGGTCGTATTCAAATATTAGGAAAGGTGATTGCTTTGTGACTTTTTCACGCAAAAAGATATACAAACTAAAG AAAAAAATTCAGGATAATGGAGAACATTTGTGTTCTGTAGTTTATGGTTCATTGCCTCCCGAGACACGATCAAGGCAG GCAACAATGTTCAATGATGAATGTAGCGAGTTTGATGTTCTTGTAGCAAGTGATGCAATTGGCATGGGGCTTAATCTCAACATTTCAAGAATTATATTTTCTGAAATGGAGAAGTTCGATGGACTTGAAATACGTCCACTTTCTGTACCTGAGATAAAACAAATTGCTG gtCGAGCTGGTAGGTACGGATCTAAATTTCCCGTTGGTGAAGTAACTTGTTTAGATGCAAAAGACTTACCTTTAATTCACTCGTCACTTAATTGCCCGTCTCCAATTCTAGAG AGCGCTGGCTTATTTCCTACTTTTGACCTTCTTTACATGTACTCTCGCTCACATCCAAATTGTGGTCTGTGCCAAATTATG GAACAATTTGTGGAGAATGCTAAGTTATCATCAAACTATTTCATCACTAATTGTGAAGAAATGTTG AAAGTTGCTGCAGTACTCGATGAGCTACCAATTTCCTTGCATGATAAGTATCTTTTTTGTCTTAG TCCCGCTGATATGAGTGACGAGATCTTATCTCAAGGACTGACACAG TTTGCCCATACATATGCAAAGACGCGCATTGTTCGGCTTCGAGAAATATTTACACCAGGCACACTCAAGGTGCCAAAAACGCAAGCCGAACTCAAGGAACTTGAATCAATTCATAAG GTCTTGGAGCTATACGTGTGGTTAAGTTATCGATTCGATGATTCCTTCCCAGATCAGGAACTCGCTGCATCTCAAAAATCAATTTGCGGCAT GTTGATCGAGGATTTTTTGGAAAGATTGGGCTTCGAGAAACCGATACCTAAGAGATTAAAACAATAG